The Neodiprion virginianus isolate iyNeoVirg1 chromosome 5, iyNeoVirg1.1, whole genome shotgun sequence genome contains a region encoding:
- the LOC124304565 gene encoding serine-rich adhesin for platelets isoform X4 — translation MDTHIRDSWIAAGKTIQTFTKISNAKMQEVSVRQQTTVNPEGVKRMIVRKVIRNGQPDEVAESKKEVAKPIETKTLVKVSEQIVGEQEKKEVPQLKPSIKRKMKPAKLPGEEDGDSSDEEYVVERILAKRFNPKKKCFEYLLKWEGFPHSEQTTWEPAENMEACKHLLDEFERSLAKQKELKAAQQQAAALKSAAARPSLPAQKPTPKPESGKPGPSSAAQATRPMRSSKSKAMNQVRQWCGSMKDEESELLGKRRNTFSDSDSEEASSANAKRMKTDTGSDDDWSGDSEDESMGRSDVIQRAFNRATAQSNGSNRAVVSGTDLATSLGLQSPEAPKSGQTPVLVASAKGVVKVDPKQMPNLTSGVYVMSRKDGIIKLDSSPSGKLGVKGSPTTQGVLMVQNRDASGVVRKQVLSAGQPTSTITPVKVVSKPDGSQVVTQMKIVSKGSSPKAVNTMVQKQEPIKIQPKPEVNQLQQIHVVTAVPNLPTMGLQPRMSAGIRGNLGTAQRGVNRPLLARTPLRGTTPTSILGSTLRTPVRAPAPKQLQGQQSRQILQKRPSTGAVQSPTSASSPSPGMTQVKPKYTVLSAQPKQMQKTVGSPQAKQGPRPQLAKQQSLLSPQQKLLMAKKKAQEAAGVHKPVRGLLAGARGTPGRGRGKTGEAASVTPGANKPKESKLADGDGLHMEFHEVGSEESSSDGEPEPSLDSGPIPPIEPDSPPRPFTLCPLTGRIVGPDGEPVEQPAEQTPEPTPAATPQTTSGTVAVAAVATSDAVVTTSTTTTTTAVVADAKSDIVDTTTTTTTTTTASAELVLPSLDSLTEGTGIMRVEMSPGGTTGTIVQTSEATQINLSDVAVAATAAPDLPCLDDSAPPAVTAMTTSASTSLTESTSVTEIPAVTSLTTTPTTTAAVISTMAITSPAATVSTSVTASPVSTDEKTDTKVDDDKKVAEDTSGLVTITSEDGVVYQVTSQGEDGQTLLVTQGADGEQQCVYVTTEQQGDDGSVLTLDHAVAEAVAQLMPDQVNLTPQFYVKEGDAESSDSQMVMSIMDNNGTAVPAGQEDADGQAQVVAQVVQADEPTPGGTRRVVLLLPDGHLMMTEVDEEQYAALELDK, via the exons ATGGATACTCACATTAGAGATTCTTGGATCGCAGCTGGAAAAACTATCCAAACATTTACGAAAATCAGCAATGCTAAAATGCAAGAAGTATCCGTGCGTCAACAGACTACTGTTAATCCTGAAG GAGTAAAGCGAATGATAGTTCGCAAAGTAATTCGGAATGGGCAACCTGACGAAGTGGCAGAGTCTAAGAAGGAAGTTGCCAAACCAATTGAGACAAAAACTTTGGTGAAGGTTTCTGAACAGATTGTGGGTGAGCAAGAGAAGAAAGAGGTACCTCAGTTAAAGCCGTCAATAAAGCGTAAG ATGAAACCTGCTAAGCTGCCTGGTGAAGAGGATGGCGATTCAAGCGATGAAGAATATGTCGTTGAAAGAATTTTGGCCAAACGATTTAATCCAAAGAAAAAATGCTTCGAATATTTGCTGAAATGGGAAGGATTTCCACA tAGTGAGCAAACCACGTGGGAACCAGCGGAGAATATGGAAGCATGTAAACATCTTCTTGATGAGTTTGAGCGAAGTCTCGCCAAGCAGAAAGAACTCAAAGCAGCACAGCAGCAAGCGGCTGCGCTAAAGTCAGCCGCAGCTCGACCTTCCCTGCCTGCACAAAAACCAACTCCTAAGCCCGAATCTGGCAAACCTGGGCCGAGTAGTGCTGCTCAAGCAAC GAGACCTATGCGATCTAGTAAGTCCAAGGCTATGAACCAAGTCAGACAGTGGTGCGGTTCGATGAAAGATGAAGAGAGCGAAC TGCTAGGAAAGAGGCGCAATACATTTTCGGATAGCGATTCAGAAGAAGCTAGCAGCGCTAATGCAAAACGAATGAAAACTGATACCGGTAGTGACGATGATTGGTCAGGAGACTCTGAAGATGAATCGATGGGCCGTAGTGACGTTATACAGCGAGCGTTCAATCGAGCAACTGCACAATCAAATGGATCAAATCGTGCAGTTGTCTCAGGAACTGATCTTGCAACTTCTTTAGGCCTACAGTCACCAGAGGCACCAAAATCTGGTCAAACTCCAGTCCTAGTAGCCAGTGCTAAAGGCGTCGTTAAAGTTGACCCGAAACAAATGCCAAACCTAACATCTGGAGTCTATGTAATGTCAAGGAAAGATGGTATAATAAAACTGGATTCATCACCAAGTGGTAAGCTTGGCGTTAAAGGATCCCCGACTACACAAGGTGTCCTAATGGTACAAAATCGCGACGCTTCTGGCGTGGTCCGTAAACAAGTTCTTTCTGCTGGACAACCTACTTCCACTATAACGCCAGTGAAAGTTGTCTCAAAGCCCGATGGTAGCCAAGTCGTAACTCAAATGAAGATAGTATCTAAAGGATCTTCTCCAAAGGCCGTAAATACAATGGTACAGAAACAAGAGCCTATCAAGATTCAACCAAAGCCTGAGGTCAACCAACTACAACAAATCCATGTTGTTACCGCTGTGCCAAACCTACCAACAATGGGATTGCAGCCCAGAATGAGTGCTGGAATACGAGGCAACCTAGGAACCGCACAGCGTGGCGTTAACCGCCCATTGCTAGCCAGAACACCACTTCGAGGTACGACACCTACTAGTATATTGGGATCTACACTTCGTACTCCAGTCAGAGCTCCAGCACCCAAGCAATTACAGGGACAGCAAAGTAGACAAATCCTTCAGAAGCGTCCCTCCACTGGAGCCGTGCAAAGCCCTACATCCGCAAGTAGTCCTAGTCCTGGTATGACGCAAGTAAAGCCGAAGTACACTGTACTTAGCGCCCAACCAAAACAGATGCAGAAAACTGTAGGCAGTCCTCAAGCTAAACAAGGACCAAGGCCTCAGCTTGCTAAACAACAGTCCCTGCTTTCACCTCAGCAAAAATTATTGATGGCTAAGAAGAAAGCACAGGAAGCAGCTGGAGTGCACAAACCTGTTCGTGGTCTCTTGGCCGGTGCCCGCGGAACTCCAGGACGTGGAAGAGGCAAAACTGGTGAAGCAGCGTCCGTAACGCCTGGTGCCAACAAACCGAAAGAAAGTAAGCTCGCCGACGGGGATGGTTTGCATATGGAATTTCACGAAGTTGGTTCTGAAGAGAGTAGCAGTGACGGTGAGCCCGAACCTTCTCTTGATTCAGGGCCAATTCCTCCCATTGAACCCGATAGCCCGCCCCGTCCCTTCACACTCTGTCCTCTGACAGGTCGCATCGTGGGTCCGGATGGAGAGCCGGTGGAACAGCCTGCCGAACAAACACCTGAGCCTACCCCAGCTGCAACTCCGCAAACTACAAGTGGTACCGTTGCTGTCGCTGCTGTTGCTACTAGTGATGCGGTTGTTACAACCAGCACAACCACCACCACAACTGCTGTTGTTGCAGACGCTAAAAGCGACATAGTCGATACGACTACTACAACAACAACCACAACTACAGCAAGTGCTGAACTGGTTTTACCGTCGCTAGATTCTCTTACCGAAGGAACTGGCATTATGAGGGTAGAGATGAGCCCAGGTGGAACGACGGGCACTATTGTCCAGACTAGCGAAGCAACGCAAATTAACTTATCGGACGTAGCTGTTGCTGCAACTGCTGCTCCAGACCTTCCTTGTCTGGATGACAGTGCTCCGCCCGCTGTAACGGCAATGACTACCTCTGCGTCAACTTCGCTGACAGAATCAACGTCAGTAACCGAAATTCCGGCTGTTACGTCATTGACTACAACTCCAACTACCACAGCTGCTGTAATTTCTACGATGGCTATAACTTCACCTGCAGCTACAGTGTCGACTTCTGTTACTGCTTCTCCGGTTTCGACTGATGAAAAGACTGACACCAAAGTTGACGATGATAAAAAGGTCGCTGAGGATACCTCTGGTTTGGTAACTATAACCAGTGAAGATGGTGTGGTTTATCAAGTGACTAGTCAAGGTGAAGACGGTCAAACCTTACTGGTTACGCAAGGTGCTGATGGTGAACAGCAGTGTGTCTATGTCACGACTGAGCAACAAGGTGATGATGGTTCCGTGTTGACATTAGACCACGCAGTGGCTGAGGCTGTTGCCCAACTAATGCCGGATCAAGTGAATCTCACCCCTCAGTTCTACGTCAAAGAAGGAGATGCTGAATCCTCTGATAGTCAAATGGTAATGTCTATTATGGATAATAATGGCACAGCTGTTCCAGCAGGGCAGGAAGATGCTGATGGGCAAGCTCAGGTTGTTGCACAAGTCGTACAAGCTGATGAACCTACACCAG GTGGCACTCGCCGAGTGGTACTATTATTGCCGGATGGACATTTAATGATGACTGAAGTAGATGAAGAGCAGTATGCAGCTTTAGAACTGGACAAGTGA